From Solibacillus sp. FSL W7-1464:
CTTTCCTGAGTTTTATCGTTCAAATCGGAAAACGCCGCTTGGGCATGGCGGAAACGCTCATGCAGTAACTTGCCGTAATAGCTCGTCGATAGGGCGACTAGCGGCATCGGAATGAGTGCAATCAGTGTTAGACGCCAGTCAATTGTGATCGCCATTGCCAAAATGACAAAGCCCCCAGTTGTAAGCGAGTCAAATAATGTTAAAACTCCGCCGCCAGCTGTTTGCTGCACTGCACTTATATCATTTGTTGCATGTGCCATCAGATCACCGACACGATTTTTTTGATAAAACGACGGAGACATCTGTGTAAAATGGCGATGGAGCTTTTCGCGTAATGTGCGCGCCAGCAGATTGGACGATCCGAAAATCATTTGACGCCAGTAGTAACGCAGTATGTACATGGCAATGGCTACACCGATGATGACGGCTAGCCATTTAAACAGGCCTGCTTTCGTCAATGTCCGCGTACCGATTTCATCGATCGTGAAGCCGATGATTTTCGGCGGCACGAGCTGCAGGATGGCTACTAAAACAAGCATTAGAAGCCCGACTGTGTACTGGTATTTTCGCTCTTTGAAAAACCAGCCTAATTTAAGAAATACCTTCATTCTCTCACCCTCTTTTGATTCCTTTACAAATGGTGGGGTTGATTTCCATTCCGGGTCGGACGCTTTCCGCGGGCACGGCTCGAGCCTGTAGTCTCTCCCTCGTGCTATTCCCGCAGGAGTCGCCTCCCCTCCATTCCAATCAACTTTACTGTCATCAGTATGCCATCTCACTATTTATAAAGAACCTCTTTTTTTACTCAAGTTCCACCATTTTACCAAATATTTTAATTTTCCGATATATTTTACAACTATTTTTTTCGGGTTCCGAATTATTTTTTGATTAAAATTTTTTGTTAATTGTAGAACGGTTTTGCATTTCTATTTTCGCTTTCAATATTTCTGTCTCTTTTTGTCCATACTAAATTTACTATTCCATTTACTGCAGATTTTTTTATTTTTTGCAGCCATGGGAACTGCTAAATGACTATCGAAAGGAAGTTTTTTCATTGAGGAAACAATTATTGTTATCGTTTGTTGCTGCATTTTTATTATTTGTACCGGGAGCAATCGCACATACACACTTAGTATCAACAAATCCTGCAGAAGGTGAGACTGTTAGCGAAAATATTAAAACGATTGATTTAACGTTTGAAGGAAAGGTTGAAGAAGGCAGTATATTTAAAGTGATAGCAAGCGATGGAAAGGAAATGGACATTCATTCGATTTCTATAAATAATGGAGTCCTATCCGGGATTATGCTTGATCCTCTTCCAAATGACACTTATACAGTTGAGTGGGATAGTATTAGCGAGGATGGGCATCCGTTATCAGGGACATTTTCATTTGCAGTAAACGCCCCACGGGAGACAAAGAAGGAAGAGGATACCGCAGCTGATACAACGGAAAAAATTACAGATGATGTGAATTCACTTGTCGATACATTAAAAGATGAAACGAATTCCGATGAGGATGATGAAGGCTCATTTTGGACGCTTGTTGTTGTCATCACGCTGATTGTTCTTGTACTGGCGGTTATAACGATGTACAGCTACAAGAGATGGTTAGTTAAGAAAACAAAAAAATAAAAACTAATGAAAACTGCACTCTCACTGTATAAAATTACGGTCAGAGTGCAGTTATTTTAAATTTACTGTGCTGTAATTCCGCCATCCACTACAAACTCTGCACCTGTTGAATAGCTTGACTCGTCCGATGCTAGGAAGACCACTAATTGAGATACTTCTTCCGGTTGTGATACGCGTTTGAGCGGGATATGCTTTGCAAATTCTTCGATCGCAGCTTTTGCATCTTCCTGCATAATCATTGGTGTTGCAATAACACCCGGGTGTACTGAGTTTACACGAATGCCCATCGGCGCCAAGTTTAATGCCGCTGCTTTTGTCATGCCACGAACAGCAAATTTAGTATCTGTATAACCTACAGCACCCCCAACTAAGCCATTGATTGACGAAATGTTGACGATTGAACCGCCACCAGCTTTCATCATTGAAGCCGCTACTGCTTTCATACCTAAGAAAACAGAAACTTGGTTAATATTGACGATTTTCATGTATTCATCTAAAGTCATTTCCAGCATATTTTTAGCCATTGAAATTCCTGCATTGTTTACTAAAACGTTAACAGGGCCAAATGCTTCTTCTGCTTTTGTGATAACAGCTGTCCAATCTTCCTCAGAAGCAACATTTTGTTTTATGAAGATTGCGTTCTCTCCTAATTGTGCAGCAAATGCTTTCCCTTTTTCTTCATTTAGATCTGTTAAAACTACTTTTGCTCCTTGTTCTACAAAAGCTTTTGCATGGGCAGCACCCATACCTTGAGCGGCACCAGTAATAATTGCAACTTTACCTGTTAATCGAGACATCAAATCATCCTCCTAAAAATATGATAGTTAACTATCACTATCTTAATTTAACAATAGCAATGTTTCACCGGTGCGTCAATTTTTAGTAGCTATGAATTGTAAAAACATCTCTCTAATCAGCTTTAACTGCTTTTTAGGATCTAATTTCACAGGTAAATTAGGATCATGCTCGGTCAAATAGGATTCTACAGTAAAGTAACTTATATTTTGTACAACTGTAAACACATACTCCGGAATATCAATACCAGCTCGGATTGATTGGTCTTCCTTTCCTTTTTCTGCAATAGAATACAAGACATTGGCCATTTCTCTTCTAATATCTAGAAATTCCTTGTACTCGTAGGTCTCTTCAGATATCGGTTTATAAGCTTCGAACGCTTTAAAAAACTTTACGAATTGGTGCTCCGGATCATCGATTAACTCAATATAATAAGTTAATATCCGTTCAATTTGTTCGTATGCGGTCATTGGTTCATTTGCAATGTGCTTGATTGTATTTGTCATTTCTCTCGTTATTTCATTGTTGATTGCTAAAACGAGCAATTCTTTATTGGCAAAATAGCGATAAAATGTGGCAATACCAATCCCTACTTCATTGGCAACGTCCTGTAACTGAACTTGCTGAATGCCGTTTGCCAACATTAAAGATTTAGCTGACTGAACGATCTGTTCCCTGCGCTGTTGTTTTCTTTGTTCTCTAATACTCAATGGTTTTCCCCTCGATTTTACATATTATAGCTGTATTGTATCATGATTATGTACCAGTAATTTAATGGTCATCCTCAAAAAAATACACCGCAACAATTGTTACAATCGTTGCGGTGTGTCTGTATTAGCGTAAACGTTCCAAATCCTGATAATCTTTCATATAGGGACCATCTTCTGCCACTGCTGAATGGTACAGCGCTTTAACGGCAAAGTTTTTTTCAAGTCCCATTTCCGATTTCAGTTTTTTCAGTTCGTCATGCAATTCGCGATGCTCATTGATAAGTTTCAGCATCGTTGTTTTATTGTATTTCATATAATATCACTCCGATTAGTTCATCACTTGGATGATGACTACTTTTAAATAATTGAATTCCGGGAAGTTATGCGGCACCGTGAAATCTTCCGGCAACTGGTGCTCTTCTAAGATTTTATAGCGTGCTCCAAAATCTTTAAATGCTTTGTCGATGAAAGTTTTGAACTTTTTCATATTAAAGCTCGCATTATTTGTCGATGCGATAATAACGCCACCGTCATTCGTAATCGTTAACGCATCCTTCAGCAGTTTCGGATAATCTTTTGATGTACTGAACGTCATTTTTTTCGTACGGGCAAAGCTTGGCGGATCCAGTACAACGACATCGAATTTCAGGCCTTTGCGTGCTGCATAGCTGAAGTAATCAAATACGTTCATCACTTTAATATCTTGTGATTCAAAGTCTATTCCATTCACACTGAATTGCTCAATTGTTTTCGGCAGGCTGCGCTTTGCCAGATCGACACTAGTCGTACCCGATGCTCCGCCTAATGCTGCCGCAACCGAAAATGCCCCTGTGTATGAGAATGTATTCAGTACCGTCTTATCTGTCGAATAGCGGTC
This genomic window contains:
- a CDS encoding TetR/AcrR family transcriptional regulator: MSIREQRKQQRREQIVQSAKSLMLANGIQQVQLQDVANEVGIGIATFYRYFANKELLVLAINNEITREMTNTIKHIANEPMTAYEQIERILTYYIELIDDPEHQFVKFFKAFEAYKPISEETYEYKEFLDIRREMANVLYSIAEKGKEDQSIRAGIDIPEYVFTVVQNISYFTVESYLTEHDPNLPVKLDPKKQLKLIREMFLQFIATKN
- a CDS encoding copper resistance CopC family protein, which produces MRKQLLLSFVAAFLLFVPGAIAHTHLVSTNPAEGETVSENIKTIDLTFEGKVEEGSIFKVIASDGKEMDIHSISINNGVLSGIMLDPLPNDTYTVEWDSISEDGHPLSGTFSFAVNAPRETKKEEDTAADTTEKITDDVNSLVDTLKDETNSDEDDEGSFWTLVVVITLIVLVLAVITMYSYKRWLVKKTKK
- a CDS encoding glucose 1-dehydrogenase, giving the protein MSRLTGKVAIITGAAQGMGAAHAKAFVEQGAKVVLTDLNEEKGKAFAAQLGENAIFIKQNVASEEDWTAVITKAEEAFGPVNVLVNNAGISMAKNMLEMTLDEYMKIVNINQVSVFLGMKAVAASMMKAGGGSIVNISSINGLVGGAVGYTDTKFAVRGMTKAAALNLAPMGIRVNSVHPGVIATPMIMQEDAKAAIEEFAKHIPLKRVSQPEEVSQLVVFLASDESSYSTGAEFVVDGGITAQ